In Aurantimicrobium minutum, the following proteins share a genomic window:
- the fusA gene encoding elongation factor G produces MAQDVLTDLNKVRNIGIMAHIDAGKTTTTERILFYTGVNHKIGETHDGASTMDWMAQEQERGITITSAATTCFWNKNQINIIDTPGHVDFTVEVERSLRVLDGAVAVFDGKEGVEPQSETVWRQADKYDVPRICFVNKMDKLGADFYFTVDTIIKRLGAKPLVIQLPIGFENTFEGVVDLVEMRALTWRGDAKGDVEMGAKYDIEEIPADLVDKANEYRAKLIEAVAEGDDELLERYLNGDDQFTVAEIKKAIRKMVIASEIYPVLCGSAFKNRGVQPMLDAVVDYLPSPLDVPATQGHDVRDEEKILERKPDAKEPFSALAFKVAVHPFFGRLTYTRVYSGAADSGAQVLNATKDKKERIGKIFQMHANKENPVESMSAGHIYAVIGLKDTTTGDTLCDPANPIVLESMSFPEPVISVAIEPKTKADQEKLGTAIQKLAEEDPTFRVEQDQETGQTVISGMGELHLDILVDRMRREFNVEANVGKPQVAYRETIRRKVDKHDYTHKKQTGGSGQFAKVQISLEPLTVEGDKIYEFDNQVTGGRVPREYIPSVDAGFQAAMAVGVLAGYPMVGVKGILVDGAYHDVDSSEMAFKLAGSMAFKEAARKADPVLLEPLMAVEVRTPEEYMGDVIGDLNSRRGQIQSMEDATGVKVVSALVPLSEMFGYVGDLRSKTSGRAVYSMTFDSYAEVPKAVADEIVQKNKGE; encoded by the coding sequence GTGGCACAAGACGTGCTTACTGACCTAAACAAGGTCCGCAACATTGGCATCATGGCTCACATCGATGCTGGAAAGACCACCACCACTGAGCGAATCCTGTTCTACACCGGTGTTAACCACAAGATCGGTGAAACTCACGATGGTGCGTCAACCATGGACTGGATGGCCCAGGAGCAGGAGCGTGGTATCACGATTACTTCTGCTGCGACCACCTGTTTCTGGAACAAGAACCAGATCAACATCATTGACACCCCCGGTCACGTTGACTTCACCGTGGAGGTGGAGCGTTCGCTCCGCGTTCTCGACGGTGCTGTTGCAGTGTTCGATGGTAAGGAAGGTGTTGAGCCTCAGTCTGAGACCGTATGGCGCCAGGCTGACAAGTACGACGTTCCTCGTATCTGCTTCGTCAACAAGATGGACAAGCTGGGTGCTGACTTCTACTTCACCGTAGACACCATCATCAAGCGTCTGGGCGCTAAGCCACTTGTTATCCAGCTTCCTATCGGTTTCGAGAACACCTTCGAAGGTGTTGTTGACCTGGTAGAGATGCGTGCACTCACCTGGCGTGGAGACGCTAAGGGTGACGTGGAAATGGGTGCCAAGTACGACATCGAAGAGATCCCTGCTGATCTCGTTGACAAGGCAAACGAATACCGCGCCAAGCTCATCGAAGCTGTTGCTGAAGGTGACGACGAACTGCTCGAGCGTTACCTCAACGGTGACGACCAGTTCACTGTTGCTGAGATCAAGAAGGCCATCCGCAAGATGGTTATCGCTTCTGAGATCTACCCCGTTCTATGTGGCTCTGCCTTCAAGAACCGTGGTGTTCAGCCCATGCTCGACGCTGTTGTGGACTACCTCCCCAGCCCGCTCGACGTCCCTGCAACTCAGGGTCACGACGTGCGCGATGAGGAAAAGATCCTCGAGCGTAAGCCAGATGCAAAGGAGCCTTTCTCGGCTCTGGCCTTCAAGGTTGCTGTTCACCCCTTCTTCGGTCGTCTGACCTACACCCGCGTTTACTCGGGTGCAGCTGACTCCGGTGCTCAGGTGCTCAACGCAACCAAGGACAAGAAGGAACGTATCGGCAAGATCTTCCAGATGCACGCCAACAAGGAAAACCCTGTTGAGTCGATGTCTGCTGGTCACATCTACGCTGTGATCGGTCTGAAGGACACCACCACTGGTGACACTCTCTGCGATCCTGCAAACCCCATTGTTCTTGAATCAATGAGCTTCCCCGAGCCTGTTATCTCGGTTGCTATTGAGCCCAAGACCAAGGCTGACCAGGAGAAGCTGGGTACTGCTATCCAGAAGCTAGCTGAAGAAGACCCCACCTTCCGTGTTGAGCAGGACCAGGAAACTGGTCAGACTGTGATCTCCGGTATGGGTGAGCTTCACCTCGACATCCTCGTTGACCGTATGCGTCGCGAGTTCAACGTTGAGGCAAACGTGGGTAAGCCACAGGTTGCCTACCGCGAGACCATCCGTCGCAAGGTAGACAAGCACGACTACACCCACAAGAAGCAGACCGGTGGTTCTGGTCAGTTTGCTAAAGTTCAGATCTCTCTCGAGCCTCTTACCGTTGAGGGCGACAAGATCTACGAATTCGATAACCAGGTCACTGGTGGACGTGTTCCTCGTGAATACATTCCATCTGTGGACGCTGGTTTCCAGGCCGCTATGGCAGTCGGTGTTCTCGCCGGCTACCCCATGGTCGGCGTCAAGGGCATCCTCGTTGATGGTGCCTACCACGACGTTGACTCATCGGAAATGGCCTTCAAGCTTGCAGGCTCTATGGCCTTCAAGGAGGCGGCCCGAAAGGCTGACCCCGTACTTCTCGAGCCATTGATGGCTGTTGAAGTTCGTACTCCTGAGGAGTACATGGGTGACGTTATCGGTGACCTCAACTCTCGCCGTGGACAGATTCAGTCCATGGAAGATGCAACAGGCGTCAAGGTCGTTAGCGCCC
- the rpoC gene encoding DNA-directed RNA polymerase subunit beta' has product MLDATAFDKLRIGLATADDIRRWSFGEVKKPETINYRTLKPEKDGLFGEQIFGPSRDWECSCGKYKRVRFKGIVCERCGVEVTKSSVRRERMGHIELAAPVTHIWYFKGVPSRLGYLLDMAPKDLEKVIYFAAYMVIDIDEEGRHADMPGLENELRLELKTLGDQRDARIADRMQRLENDLAALEAEGAKSDQKRRAKDVAEKEMSQIRKSIDDEIARLERVWEDFRNLKVGDLKPEDAVFNELVDRYGLYFDAFMGAEAIKRRLETFDLEAEAEALRLEITEGKGAKKIRAIKRLKVVSSFINTGTSPAAMVLDVVPVIPPELRPMVQLDGGRFATSDLNDLYRRVINRNNRLRRLLDLGAPEIIVNNEKRMLQEAVDALFDNGRRGRPVTGTGNRALKSLSDMLKGKQGRFRQNLLGKRVDYSGRSVIIVGPQLKLHQCGLPKQMALELFKPFVIKRLIDLSHAQNIKSAKRMVERSRPQVWDVLEEIIRERPVLLNRAPTLHRLGIQAFEPQLIEGKAIQLHPLVCAAFNADFDGDQMAVHLPLSVEAQAEARILMLASNNILKPSDGRPVTLPTQDMIIGLHHLTTVKEGATGEGRAFSSIAEAILAHDQHTLDLNAMARIRLNDVVFAEGEAPEGYTGGPVLVNTTLGQALFNEALPADYPYVQKVADKGTISAIVNDLAERYPKTVVAATLDNIKDAGFHWATRSGVTVALSDVLTPPNKREIVAGYEKLAAKVQSEFEKGMITDNERRQELIKIWTDATAEVAEAMQKNFPANNTINRMVTSGARGNWLQVRNIAGMRGLVNNPKGEIIPRPIINSYREGLSVVEYFIATHGARKGLADTALRTADSGYLTRRLVDVSQDVIIREEDCGTTKGLDLPIAAANAAGELVRDANVENSIYARSLAADAVDAQGNVIAKAGDDAGDVLIDTLIAAGINEVKVRSVLTCESATGVCAACYGRSLATGKLVDIGEAVGIIAAQSIGEPGTQLTMRTFHTGGTAGADDITQGLPRVQELFEARTPKGASPIAETAGRITIEETDKSRKVILTPDNGDEPVIYPVLKRSTLLVSDGDHVELGQQLQVGTVDPKEVLRVQGVRAVQQHLVGGVQGVYRSQGVPIHDKHIEVIVRQMLRKVTVVEHGDTELLPGELVDRSRYTELNRAALQEGKKTASARQEVLGITKASLATESWLSAASFQETTRVLTQAAMDGKSDPLVGLKENVIIGKLIPAGTGLAKYRNIAVEATEEAKAERYPNRIFAAEGDFSDADLSFVDFESFSSDDFSGNYN; this is encoded by the coding sequence TTGCTCGACGCAACCGCTTTTGACAAGCTTCGTATCGGTCTGGCCACTGCTGACGACATTCGTCGTTGGTCGTTTGGTGAGGTCAAGAAGCCCGAAACAATCAACTACCGTACCCTCAAGCCTGAGAAGGACGGCCTCTTTGGTGAGCAGATCTTCGGACCTTCTCGCGACTGGGAATGCTCCTGTGGCAAGTACAAGCGTGTCCGCTTCAAGGGCATCGTCTGTGAGCGCTGTGGCGTAGAGGTCACCAAGTCATCCGTGCGCCGTGAGCGCATGGGTCACATTGAGTTGGCCGCTCCCGTTACTCACATCTGGTACTTCAAGGGTGTTCCTAGCCGTCTGGGTTACCTCCTGGACATGGCACCGAAGGACCTTGAAAAGGTCATCTACTTCGCTGCCTACATGGTTATCGACATCGATGAAGAGGGCCGTCACGCTGACATGCCTGGTCTGGAGAACGAGCTTCGTCTCGAGCTGAAGACCCTCGGCGACCAGCGCGATGCTCGCATCGCTGACCGCATGCAGCGTCTGGAAAACGACCTCGCAGCTCTCGAAGCAGAAGGTGCAAAGTCAGACCAGAAGCGTCGTGCGAAGGACGTAGCTGAGAAGGAAATGTCTCAGATTCGTAAGTCCATCGACGACGAAATCGCTCGCCTCGAGCGCGTCTGGGAAGACTTCCGCAACCTCAAGGTTGGCGACCTCAAGCCTGAAGACGCTGTCTTCAACGAGCTGGTAGACCGTTACGGCTTGTACTTCGACGCCTTCATGGGTGCTGAAGCAATCAAGCGCCGCCTGGAAACCTTCGACCTGGAAGCAGAAGCGGAAGCTCTGCGTCTGGAAATCACCGAAGGTAAGGGTGCAAAGAAGATCCGTGCGATCAAGCGCCTCAAGGTTGTTTCTTCCTTCATCAACACCGGAACCAGCCCTGCGGCTATGGTTCTCGATGTTGTTCCCGTTATCCCACCAGAGCTTCGCCCCATGGTTCAGCTCGACGGTGGACGCTTTGCGACTTCTGACCTCAACGACCTCTACCGTCGTGTGATCAACCGCAACAACCGTCTGCGTCGTCTGCTTGACCTGGGTGCTCCAGAGATCATCGTGAACAACGAAAAGCGCATGCTGCAGGAAGCTGTTGACGCGCTGTTCGACAACGGTCGTCGTGGACGTCCCGTTACCGGAACCGGTAACCGTGCGCTCAAGTCACTCTCTGACATGCTCAAGGGTAAGCAGGGTCGTTTCCGTCAAAACCTGCTCGGTAAGCGCGTGGACTACTCCGGTCGTTCCGTGATTATCGTTGGTCCTCAGCTCAAGCTGCACCAGTGTGGTCTGCCTAAGCAGATGGCACTCGAGCTGTTCAAGCCATTCGTTATCAAGCGTCTGATTGACCTGAGCCACGCTCAGAACATCAAGAGCGCCAAGCGCATGGTTGAGCGAAGCCGTCCCCAGGTGTGGGATGTTCTCGAAGAGATCATCCGCGAGCGGCCAGTTCTGCTGAACCGCGCACCAACCCTGCACCGTCTCGGTATTCAGGCATTCGAACCTCAGCTCATTGAAGGTAAGGCTATTCAGCTTCACCCTCTCGTGTGTGCTGCGTTCAACGCTGACTTCGACGGTGACCAGATGGCTGTTCACCTTCCTCTGTCGGTTGAGGCTCAGGCCGAAGCTCGCATCTTGATGCTTGCTTCGAACAACATCCTCAAGCCTTCAGACGGTCGCCCCGTGACCCTGCCTACTCAGGACATGATCATTGGTCTGCACCACCTCACCACTGTGAAGGAAGGTGCAACCGGTGAAGGTCGCGCATTCAGCTCGATTGCTGAGGCAATCCTCGCTCACGACCAGCACACGCTGGACCTCAACGCGATGGCACGCATTCGTCTGAATGATGTTGTCTTTGCTGAGGGTGAAGCACCTGAGGGTTACACCGGTGGTCCCGTATTGGTCAACACCACTTTGGGTCAGGCACTGTTCAACGAGGCTCTGCCCGCTGACTACCCCTACGTCCAGAAGGTTGCTGACAAGGGAACCATCTCTGCAATCGTCAACGACCTCGCTGAGCGTTACCCCAAGACTGTGGTTGCTGCGACCCTTGACAACATCAAGGACGCTGGTTTCCACTGGGCTACTCGCTCCGGTGTGACCGTTGCACTCTCCGACGTTCTGACTCCTCCAAACAAGCGCGAAATCGTTGCTGGTTACGAGAAGTTGGCTGCGAAGGTTCAGTCTGAGTTCGAGAAGGGCATGATCACTGACAACGAACGTCGTCAGGAACTGATCAAGATCTGGACCGACGCTACCGCTGAAGTTGCTGAAGCTATGCAGAAGAACTTCCCTGCGAACAACACCATTAACCGCATGGTCACCTCTGGTGCTCGTGGTAACTGGCTGCAGGTTCGTAACATCGCGGGTATGCGTGGTCTGGTGAACAACCCGAAGGGTGAAATTATCCCTCGTCCGATCATCAACTCGTACCGTGAAGGTCTCTCCGTTGTGGAGTACTTCATCGCTACCCACGGTGCTCGTAAGGGTCTGGCTGACACCGCTCTGCGTACCGCAGACTCCGGTTACCTCACTCGTCGTCTCGTCGACGTCTCGCAGGATGTCATCATCCGCGAAGAGGACTGTGGCACCACTAAGGGCCTCGACCTGCCAATCGCTGCTGCTAACGCAGCCGGTGAGCTGGTTCGTGACGCCAACGTGGAGAACTCCATCTACGCTCGTAGCCTCGCTGCAGACGCAGTGGACGCTCAGGGTAACGTCATCGCCAAGGCTGGCGACGACGCAGGTGACGTTCTGATCGACACTCTCATCGCTGCTGGCATCAACGAGGTCAAGGTCCGTTCGGTCCTCACCTGTGAGTCTGCAACCGGTGTATGTGCTGCCTGCTACGGCCGTTCACTTGCTACCGGCAAGCTGGTAGACATCGGTGAAGCCGTCGGTATTATCGCTGCTCAGTCCATTGGTGAACCTGGAACCCAGCTCACCATGCGTACCTTCCACACTGGTGGTACCGCTGGTGCAGACGACATTACCCAGGGTCTGCCTCGTGTTCAGGAGCTCTTTGAAGCACGTACCCCTAAGGGTGCATCGCCTATCGCTGAGACTGCTGGTCGCATCACCATCGAAGAGACCGACAAGAGCCGTAAGGTCATCCTCACACCAGACAACGGTGATGAGCCTGTGATCTACCCCGTGCTCAAGCGTTCGACTCTCCTCGTTTCCGATGGAGACCACGTTGAACTCGGACAGCAGCTCCAGGTTGGAACCGTTGACCCCAAGGAAGTTCTGCGCGTACAGGGCGTTCGCGCCGTACAGCAGCACCTTGTTGGTGGCGTGCAGGGCGTATACCGCTCGCAGGGTGTACCTATCCACGACAAGCACATTGAGGTCATCGTTCGTCAGATGCTCCGCAAGGTAACTGTTGTTGAGCACGGTGACACCGAACTGCTCCCCGGTGAGCTCGTTGACCGCTCGCGTTACACCGAGCTCAACCGTGCTGCGCTGCAGGAAGGCAAGAAGACTGCTTCGGCTCGTCAGGAAGTCCTCGGTATTACCAAGGCCTCGCTGGCAACCGAGTCATGGCTGTCGGCTGCCTCCTTCCAGGAGACCACCCGTGTTCTCACCCAGGCTGCGATGGACGGCAAGTCCGATCCTCTCGTCGGCCTCAAGGAGAACGTCATCATCGGTAAGCTCATCCCCGCCGGAACCGGTCTTGCGAAGTACCGCAATATCGCCGTCGAGGCAACCGAGGAAGCTAAGGCAGAACGCTACCCCAACCGCATCTTCGCGGCTGAGGGTGACTTCTCTGACGCTGACCTGAGCTTTGTCGACTTCGAGTCTTTCTCGTCGGATGACTTCTCTGGTAACTACAACTAA
- the rpoB gene encoding DNA-directed RNA polymerase subunit beta, with product MAAARNAKDTKSIKNGRSASRLSFAKITDTLTVPDLLALQTESFDWLVGNEHWQKRVEEAKKEGRQDLPSRTGLEEIFEEISPIENLDETMQLSFTNPYLEPEKYSIFECKERGKTYAAPLYVEAEFMNHVTGEIKTQTVFMGDFPLMTEKGTFIINGTERVVVSQLVRSPGVYFERAQEKTSDKDVYSARIIPSRGAWLEFEIDKRDAVGVRIDRKRKQSVTVFLKALGLTSEEIATEFAGYDSILQTLEKDTILTKEDALRDIYRKLRPGEQVAAEAARALLDNFYFSPKRYDLAKVGRYKINRKLGLEAPLTDSVLRVEDIIATIKYLVALHNDEKTFPGVRDGKKVDIRLDVDDIDHFGNRRIRAVGELIQNQVRTGLSRMERVVRERMTTQDIEAITPQTLINVRPVVAAIKEFFGTSQLSQFMDQNNPLAGLTHKRRLSALGPGGLSRERAGVEVRDVHSSHYGRMCPIETPEGPNIGLIGSLASFARINAFGFIETPYRRVVKGKVTEHIDYLTASEEDDFVVAQANAPLTKDSHFAEERVLVRRKGGEVELVPAAEVDYMDVSPRQMVSVGTSLIPFLEHDDANRALMGANMQRQAVPLLRSESPLVGTGMENFAAIDAGDVILANAAGVVSEVSADVVTVQLDAGGTEDYFLRKFDRSNQGTSYNHRVIVTAGERVEVGQVIADGPATENGELALGKNLLVAFMPWEGHNFEDAIILSQRLVQDDVLSSIHIEEYDVDARDTKLGKEEITRDLPNVSPELIANLDERGIIRIGAEVRPGDILVGKVTPKGETELSAEERLLRAIFNEKSREVRDTSLKVPHGEAGTIIGVKVFDAENDEDELGSGVNQRVVVYIAQKRKITEGDKLAGRHGNKGVIAKILPVEDMPFLEDGTPVDVVLNPLGIPGRMNFGQVLETHLGWIAKQGWKVEGNPEWAANLPAEAFEAAPGTKVATPVFDGALEEEIAGLLDVTTPTRDGDRLIGASGKARLFDGRSGEPFPEPISVGYMYILKLHHLVDDKIHARSTGPYSMITQQPLGGKAQFGGQRFGEMEVWALEAYGAAYALQELLTIKSDDIVGRVKVYEAIVKGENIQEPGIPESFRVLMKEMQSLGLNVEVLNEAGDVVSLRDADDEAYRAAEELGINISTRFESSSIDEI from the coding sequence TTGGCTGCTGCGCGCAACGCAAAAGACACCAAGTCCATCAAGAACGGCCGTAGTGCATCGCGCTTGTCGTTCGCGAAGATTACGGACACTCTGACTGTTCCCGATCTTCTGGCACTTCAGACCGAGAGCTTTGACTGGCTCGTCGGAAATGAACACTGGCAGAAGCGTGTGGAGGAAGCAAAGAAGGAAGGTCGCCAGGACCTGCCTTCACGCACTGGTCTTGAAGAGATCTTTGAAGAGATCTCTCCCATCGAGAACCTCGATGAGACCATGCAGCTCTCTTTCACCAACCCCTACCTCGAGCCTGAGAAGTACTCGATCTTCGAGTGCAAGGAGCGTGGCAAGACCTACGCTGCGCCTCTCTATGTCGAGGCTGAGTTCATGAACCACGTCACGGGTGAAATCAAGACCCAGACCGTGTTCATGGGTGACTTCCCGCTCATGACCGAAAAGGGAACCTTCATCATTAACGGCACCGAGCGTGTTGTTGTGTCTCAGCTGGTTCGTTCACCCGGTGTGTACTTCGAGCGTGCACAGGAAAAGACCTCCGACAAGGACGTCTACTCCGCACGCATCATTCCTAGCCGTGGCGCATGGCTCGAATTCGAAATCGACAAGCGTGACGCTGTTGGTGTTCGTATCGACCGTAAGCGTAAGCAGTCTGTCACCGTCTTCCTCAAGGCCCTCGGTCTGACCAGTGAAGAAATCGCAACCGAATTTGCCGGTTACGACTCCATCCTGCAGACCCTGGAAAAGGACACCATCCTCACCAAGGAAGACGCACTGCGCGACATCTACCGCAAGCTCCGTCCAGGCGAGCAGGTTGCTGCTGAAGCTGCACGCGCGCTTCTGGACAACTTCTACTTCAGCCCCAAGCGCTATGACCTGGCCAAGGTTGGTCGTTACAAGATCAACCGCAAGCTCGGTCTTGAAGCTCCGCTGACTGACTCTGTTCTTCGCGTTGAAGACATCATTGCAACCATCAAGTACCTGGTTGCATTGCACAACGACGAGAAGACCTTCCCTGGTGTTCGCGATGGTAAAAAGGTAGACATTCGTCTCGATGTAGACGACATCGACCACTTCGGTAACCGTCGTATCCGCGCCGTCGGTGAACTCATCCAGAACCAGGTTCGTACCGGTCTGTCCCGTATGGAGCGCGTCGTCCGCGAGCGCATGACCACTCAGGACATTGAGGCAATTACTCCTCAGACCCTGATCAACGTACGTCCCGTCGTGGCAGCAATCAAGGAGTTCTTCGGAACCTCACAGCTGTCACAGTTCATGGACCAGAACAACCCGCTTGCTGGTTTGACCCACAAGCGTCGTCTGTCCGCTCTGGGCCCCGGTGGTCTTTCTCGTGAGCGCGCAGGTGTTGAGGTTCGTGACGTTCACTCCTCTCACTACGGACGTATGTGTCCTATTGAAACTCCTGAAGGTCCGAACATTGGTCTGATTGGTTCGCTCGCATCCTTCGCGCGGATCAACGCCTTTGGTTTCATTGAGACCCCCTACCGCCGCGTGGTCAAGGGCAAGGTAACCGAGCACATCGATTACCTCACCGCTTCGGAAGAAGATGACTTCGTTGTGGCGCAGGCAAACGCTCCACTTACCAAGGACAGCCACTTCGCTGAAGAGCGTGTTCTGGTTCGTCGTAAGGGTGGCGAGGTTGAACTCGTTCCTGCGGCTGAGGTGGACTACATGGACGTGTCCCCACGTCAGATGGTGTCTGTTGGTACCTCGCTCATTCCATTCCTCGAGCACGACGATGCTAACCGCGCACTCATGGGTGCCAACATGCAGCGTCAGGCTGTGCCACTGCTGCGCAGCGAAAGCCCGCTGGTTGGTACCGGTATGGAAAACTTCGCCGCAATCGATGCTGGTGACGTTATCCTCGCAAACGCTGCTGGTGTTGTCTCTGAGGTGTCGGCTGATGTCGTCACCGTTCAGCTCGACGCTGGTGGAACCGAGGACTACTTCCTGCGCAAGTTCGACCGCTCGAACCAGGGCACCAGCTACAACCACCGTGTCATCGTGACCGCTGGTGAGCGTGTTGAGGTAGGTCAGGTCATCGCTGATGGTCCTGCCACCGAAAACGGTGAACTGGCTCTGGGTAAGAACCTGCTCGTGGCATTCATGCCTTGGGAAGGTCACAACTTCGAGGACGCGATCATCCTCTCCCAGCGTCTGGTTCAGGACGACGTTCTTTCTTCGATTCACATCGAGGAATACGACGTTGATGCTCGTGACACCAAGCTGGGTAAGGAAGAGATCACTCGCGACCTTCCCAACGTGTCCCCTGAACTCATCGCTAACCTCGATGAGCGCGGCATCATCCGTATCGGTGCAGAGGTTCGCCCCGGCGACATTCTCGTCGGTAAGGTCACTCCTAAGGGTGAGACCGAGCTTTCTGCTGAAGAGCGCCTGCTGCGTGCCATCTTCAACGAGAAGAGCCGCGAAGTTCGCGACACTTCCTTGAAGGTTCCTCACGGTGAAGCCGGAACCATCATTGGTGTGAAGGTATTCGACGCAGAGAACGACGAAGACGAGCTCGGCTCGGGCGTCAACCAGCGCGTTGTTGTCTACATCGCTCAGAAGCGTAAGATCACCGAGGGTGACAAGCTTGCTGGTCGTCACGGAAACAAGGGTGTTATCGCCAAGATTCTCCCTGTTGAAGACATGCCATTCCTCGAAGACGGAACTCCTGTCGACGTCGTACTCAACCCACTGGGTATCCCCGGTCGAATGAACTTCGGTCAGGTTTTGGAAACTCACCTCGGGTGGATTGCGAAGCAGGGTTGGAAGGTTGAAGGCAACCCAGAATGGGCTGCAAACCTTCCTGCAGAGGCATTCGAGGCTGCCCCTGGCACCAAGGTTGCGACCCCCGTGTTCGACGGTGCTCTCGAGGAGGAAATTGCTGGTCTGCTCGATGTGACCACACCTACTCGTGACGGTGACCGCCTCATCGGTGCTTCCGGTAAGGCACGTCTGTTCGACGGTCGTTCCGGTGAGCCATTCCCTGAGCCCATCTCTGTGGGTTACATGTACATCCTGAAGCTGCACCACCTTGTTGATGACAAGATTCACGCACGTTCAACGGGTCCTTACTCGATGATCACGCAGCAGCCTCTTGGTGGAAAGGCACAGTTCGGTGGACAGCGCTTTGGTGAGATGGAGGTGTGGGCACTGGAAGCTTATGGTGCCGCTTACGCACTTCAGGAACTTCTCACCATCAAGTCCGACGACATCGTGGGCCGTGTCAAGGTTTACGAAGCGATCGTCAAGGGCGAGAACATCCAGGAGCCCGGTATCCCCGAGTCGTTCCGCGTTCTCATGAAGGAAATGCAGTCCCTCGGTCTCAACGTTGAGGTTCTCAACGAAGCTGGCGATGTCGTCAGCCTCCGCGACGCCGACGATGAGGCATACCGCGCAGCTGAAGAGCTCGGTATCAACATCTCTACCCGTTTCGAGTCTTCGTCCATCGACGAGATCTAA
- the rpsL gene encoding 30S ribosomal protein S12, producing the protein MPTINQLVRKGRTPKVTKTKAPALKSNPQQRGVCTRVYTTTPKKPNSALRKVARVKLSNGTEVTAYIPGEGHNLQEHSMVLVRGGRVKDLPGVRYKIVRGALDTQAVKNRKQARSRYGAKMEKK; encoded by the coding sequence GTGCCAACTATTAACCAGTTGGTTCGTAAGGGACGTACGCCTAAGGTCACCAAGACCAAGGCTCCAGCCCTGAAGTCGAACCCACAGCAGCGTGGCGTATGCACCCGTGTGTACACCACCACCCCTAAGAAGCCAAACTCGGCTCTTCGTAAGGTTGCTCGTGTCAAGCTCAGCAACGGAACCGAAGTAACCGCCTACATTCCCGGTGAAGGTCACAACCTCCAGGAGCACTCGATGGTGCTCGTTCGTGGTGGTCGTGTAAAGGACCTCCCCGGTGTTCGTTACAAGATCGTTCGTGGTGCACTCGACACCCAGGCCGTGAAGAACCGTAAGCAGGCTCGTAGCCGCTACGGAGCGAAGATGGAGAAGAAGTAA
- the rpsG gene encoding 30S ribosomal protein S7 gives MPRKGPAPKRPVVADPVYGAPIVTQLVNKILLDGKKGLAERIVYGALEGVTAKTGADAVVTLKKALDNVRPTLEVRSRRVGGSTYQVPVEVKPHRANTLALRWLTSYAKARREKTMTERLMNEILDASNGLGAAVKRREDTHKMAESNKAFAHYRW, from the coding sequence ATGCCTCGTAAAGGTCCCGCTCCTAAGCGTCCCGTTGTCGCCGATCCCGTATACGGCGCCCCCATTGTTACCCAGCTCGTCAACAAGATTCTTCTTGATGGCAAGAAGGGTCTCGCAGAGCGCATCGTTTACGGTGCACTCGAAGGTGTAACCGCTAAGACCGGTGCAGATGCAGTCGTCACTCTCAAGAAGGCACTCGACAACGTGCGCCCCACCCTTGAGGTTCGCTCTCGCCGCGTTGGTGGTTCGACCTACCAGGTCCCCGTTGAGGTTAAGCCTCACCGTGCAAACACCCTCGCACTGCGTTGGTTGACCAGCTACGCCAAGGCTCGCCGCGAAAAGACCATGACCGAGCGTCTCATGAACGAGATTCTCGATGCATCAAACGGTCTGGGCGCAGCAGTCAAGCGTCGCGAAGACACCCACAAGATGGCCGAGTCGAACAAGGCCTTCGCTCACTACCGCTGGTAG